The following are from one region of the Noviherbaspirillum sedimenti genome:
- the nadA gene encoding quinolinate synthase NadA: protein MQTQIKTIEFERPQMDVGTSCVANAWAKVPDVPTPAEKVALKERIRKLLKEKQAVLVAHYYVDADLQDLAEETGGCVSDSLEMARFGRDHPAKTLVVAGVKFMGETAKILSPDKTILMPDLDATCSLDLGCPADEFAAFCDAHPDRTVVVYANTSAAVKARADWMVTSSIGLDIVAHLHAQGKKILWAPDKHLGSYIQKKTGADMLLWQGSCLVHDEFKGVELELLKKEHPNAKILVHPESPEAVVALADVVGSTSQLIAAARSLDAKEFIVATDNGILHKMKMAAPGKTFIDAPTAGNSATCKSCAHCPWMAMNGLRNLAEVLETGRNEILVDPEIGRKAYVCIDRMLDFAARQKANVRPSGDLAKEQQLFSGIGPA from the coding sequence ATGCAAACTCAGATCAAAACCATTGAATTCGAACGCCCGCAAATGGATGTCGGCACCAGTTGCGTTGCCAATGCCTGGGCCAAAGTGCCCGATGTCCCGACGCCGGCAGAAAAAGTCGCCTTGAAAGAACGCATCCGCAAGCTGCTGAAGGAAAAGCAGGCGGTGCTGGTGGCGCATTACTATGTCGATGCTGATTTGCAAGACCTGGCCGAGGAAACCGGCGGTTGCGTGTCGGATTCGCTGGAAATGGCGCGCTTCGGCCGCGACCATCCGGCCAAGACCCTGGTAGTGGCCGGCGTGAAGTTCATGGGCGAGACCGCCAAGATCCTCAGCCCAGATAAAACCATCCTGATGCCGGACCTGGACGCGACCTGTTCGCTCGACCTCGGTTGTCCGGCCGATGAATTTGCGGCGTTTTGCGATGCCCACCCGGACCGGACCGTGGTGGTTTACGCCAATACCAGTGCGGCAGTGAAGGCGCGCGCCGACTGGATGGTGACGTCCTCGATCGGCCTGGATATCGTTGCCCACCTGCATGCGCAGGGCAAGAAAATATTGTGGGCGCCGGACAAGCACCTGGGCAGCTATATCCAGAAAAAAACCGGCGCCGACATGCTGCTGTGGCAGGGCTCCTGCCTGGTGCACGACGAGTTCAAGGGCGTCGAACTGGAGTTGCTGAAAAAGGAGCATCCGAATGCCAAGATCCTGGTGCACCCGGAGTCGCCGGAGGCGGTGGTGGCGCTGGCCGACGTGGTCGGCTCGACCTCGCAGCTGATCGCCGCAGCCAGGTCGCTGGATGCAAAGGAATTCATCGTCGCAACAGACAATGGCATCCTGCACAAGATGAAAATGGCCGCGCCCGGCAAGACTTTCATCGATGCCCCAACCGCCGGCAACAGCGCCACCTGCAAGAGCTGCGCGCATTGCCCGTGGATGGCGATGAACGGCTTGCGCAATCTGGCTGAAGTGCTGGAAACCGGCCGCAATGAAATCCTTGTCGATCCGGAAATCGGCCGCAAGGCCTATGTCTGCATCGACCGCATGCTGGATTTCGCTGCCAGGCAAAAAGCCAATGTGCGCCCCTCCGGCGACCTGGCGAAAGAACAACAACTATTTTCTGGAATCGGACCCGCATGA
- a CDS encoding ABC-F family ATPase: protein MLSTANITMQFGPKPLFENISVKFGDGNRYGLIGANGCGKSTFMKILGGDLEPSAGTVMLDSNERLGKLRQDQFAFEEMRVLDVVMMGHTEMWAAMSERDAIYVNPDATDDDYMQAADLEAKFAEYDGYTAEARAGELLLGVGVPTEQHQGPMSNVAPGWKLRVLLAQALFSNPDILLLDEPTNNLDIDTIRWLEDVLNQRNSTMIIISHDRHFLNQVCTHMADMDYGTLKVYPGNYDDYMLASSQARAQQLSNNAKAKDKVAELQDFVRRFSANKSKARQATSRAKQIEKIKVEDVKPSSRANPFVRFEGEKKLHRLAVETQGMSKAYDHQIFKNISIMVEAGEKIAIIGPNGAGKTTLLRCVGGDEICGLHADSGTVKWAENANVGYMPQDPTEEFAVDKNLADWMGQWTQEGDDDQAVRSILGRLLFGGDDVKKSVQVLSGGEKGRMIYGKLMLGRHNVMLLDEPTNHMDMESIESLNIALEKYAGTLIFVSHDREFVSSLATRILEIKDGKITDFQGGYEAFLESQGIE, encoded by the coding sequence GTGCTTTCCACCGCAAACATCACGATGCAGTTCGGCCCCAAGCCACTGTTTGAAAATATTTCCGTCAAATTTGGGGATGGCAATCGTTATGGCTTGATCGGCGCCAACGGTTGCGGCAAATCCACTTTCATGAAAATCCTCGGTGGCGACCTTGAACCGTCCGCTGGCACTGTCATGCTCGATTCCAATGAGCGCCTGGGCAAGTTGCGCCAGGATCAGTTCGCTTTTGAAGAGATGCGCGTGCTGGATGTGGTCATGATGGGCCACACCGAAATGTGGGCGGCGATGAGCGAGCGCGATGCGATCTACGTCAATCCGGACGCCACCGACGATGATTACATGCAGGCGGCTGACCTCGAAGCGAAATTTGCCGAGTACGATGGCTATACCGCGGAAGCGCGTGCCGGTGAACTGCTGCTGGGCGTGGGCGTGCCCACCGAACAGCACCAGGGGCCGATGAGCAATGTCGCCCCAGGCTGGAAGCTGCGCGTGCTGCTGGCGCAGGCGCTGTTTTCCAATCCGGATATCCTGCTGCTAGACGAGCCGACCAATAACCTCGATATCGACACGATTCGCTGGCTCGAAGATGTGCTGAACCAGCGCAATTCGACCATGATCATCATTTCCCATGATCGCCACTTCCTGAACCAGGTCTGCACCCACATGGCCGACATGGATTACGGCACGTTGAAGGTGTATCCGGGCAATTACGACGATTACATGCTGGCATCGTCGCAGGCACGGGCGCAGCAACTGTCAAATAACGCCAAGGCCAAGGACAAGGTCGCCGAATTGCAGGATTTCGTGCGGCGTTTCTCGGCCAACAAATCCAAGGCACGCCAGGCGACTTCCCGCGCCAAGCAGATCGAGAAGATCAAGGTGGAAGATGTCAAACCTTCCAGCCGGGCCAATCCCTTCGTTCGCTTCGAGGGCGAGAAGAAGCTGCATCGACTGGCAGTCGAAACCCAGGGGATGTCGAAGGCCTATGACCACCAGATTTTCAAGAACATCAGCATCATGGTCGAGGCGGGCGAAAAAATTGCCATCATCGGCCCCAATGGTGCCGGTAAAACAACCTTGTTGCGTTGCGTTGGCGGCGATGAAATCTGCGGCCTGCATGCCGATAGCGGGACAGTGAAATGGGCAGAAAATGCCAACGTCGGTTACATGCCGCAGGATCCGACCGAGGAATTTGCCGTCGACAAGAATCTCGCCGACTGGATGGGGCAGTGGACCCAGGAAGGCGATGATGACCAGGCGGTGCGCTCGATCCTGGGGCGCCTGCTGTTTGGCGGCGACGATGTGAAGAAATCGGTTCAGGTGCTGTCCGGTGGCGAAAAAGGGCGCATGATTTATGGCAAGCTGATGCTGGGTCGTCACAATGTCATGTTGCTGGATGAACCGACCAACCACATGGACATGGAATCGATCGAGTCGCTTAATATCGCGCTGGAAAAATATGCCGGCACCCTGATTTTCGTGTCGCATGACCGTGAATTCGTTTCTTCGCTGGCCACGCGCATCCTGGAAATCAAGGATGGCAAGATCACCGATTTCCAGGGCGGCTACGAAGCATTCCTGGAAAGCCAGGGTATCGAATAA
- the nadC gene encoding carboxylating nicotinate-nucleotide diphosphorylase, which produces MSTLNNPFAPFDPLLAAAFEANITTAITEDVGTGDVTGRLVPEQETVKAEVIVREAAVLCGAPWFEGVMKELDAHIAIDWQYAEGALMAADSVVCTIKAPARALLTAERPALNFLQLLSGVASATRRYVDVIAGTRAAILDTRKTLPGLRLAQKYAVRVGGGKNQRLALYDGILIKENHIAAAGGVTAAMHAALALKAGVSIQIEVENLAELEQALAAGATSVLLDNFTLETMRAAVALNAGRAILEASGGVNMDSVRAIAETGVDRISIGSLTKDVKASDYSLRIIS; this is translated from the coding sequence ATGAGCACGCTGAACAATCCTTTCGCTCCCTTCGACCCGCTGCTGGCGGCGGCTTTCGAAGCCAACATCACCACCGCCATCACCGAGGATGTCGGTACTGGCGACGTTACCGGCAGGCTGGTGCCCGAGCAGGAAACGGTCAAGGCAGAGGTGATCGTTCGCGAAGCGGCGGTGCTGTGCGGCGCCCCCTGGTTCGAAGGCGTGATGAAAGAGCTCGATGCGCACATTGCGATCGACTGGCAATACGCCGAAGGCGCGTTGATGGCGGCCGACAGCGTGGTGTGCACCATCAAGGCGCCGGCGCGGGCCTTGCTGACCGCCGAGCGGCCGGCGCTGAATTTCCTGCAGCTCCTGTCTGGCGTGGCCAGCGCCACGCGGCGTTATGTGGATGTGATTGCCGGCACCCGTGCGGCGATCCTGGATACCCGCAAGACCTTGCCGGGGCTGCGCCTGGCGCAAAAATATGCGGTGCGCGTGGGCGGCGGCAAGAACCAGCGCCTGGCCCTGTATGACGGCATCCTGATCAAGGAAAACCATATCGCCGCGGCCGGCGGTGTGACTGCGGCCATGCATGCGGCGCTAGCCCTGAAGGCCGGCGTGTCGATCCAGATTGAAGTGGAAAACCTCGCCGAGCTGGAGCAGGCGCTGGCGGCAGGCGCGACGTCGGTCCTGCTGGATAACTTCACCCTGGAGACCATGCGTGCCGCGGTGGCACTGAATGCCGGGCGCGCCATCCTGGAAGCCTCCGGCGGGGTCAACATGGACAGCGTACGGGCGATCGCCGAGACT